DNA sequence from the Kazachstania africana CBS 2517 chromosome 4, complete genome genome:
ATTCATATGTCCCAGAGTGTTCTTTCGATGTTTAAAGATTTGGAAGAAGATCAAGATACTGTGGGGATCTCACAAGCCGATTTACTGgaatcttcatttgataCGAGCttaaagaaagataaaaaaacGAAAGACAATCGAGTAACGCtattatttgatgatgatgagaTCAACAAACCTTTAACTGAAACAGATCCAAAAGAAAAGGTGGATCAGCAAGAATATGCATCTGCCACTGATTTTGTTAATGAGACGAATAAGAAGAGCGTGGAAGGAAATATCCATTCGAAGAATGCCAAGAAGAAGGATTTTGGAAATAAGACATCACCAGAAACAAAACTTATGGTGCGAGCTACAGATAGGACACAGAAAAAGCAAACATGGCTCAGTAAGTTATTTGGTGGATTTGGAACGCATTCTCACGTTAAATTAGTTCAAGATCATACTTCGAAAGTCCCCTTCGACGATGTACACTTGTTGATGCTGAATGAATTTGGGAAAAATGGTATTGACTATCATTTGAGAAATCTAGATAGAAAAAATGGTACAGAAAGAGTAGAATATGACTGTAAATTTGTTCAAGGAAATTTCAGATTCAAGATCAAAATTACATTTAACGGTAATTCCACAATTGTAACAGTAAAGAAGAGAAGCAAGAGcaacaaaaataatgaatttgtaAGATTCAATGACAATATTTCGCAGGTTTTAGACGCTCTCGAAAAGCATCAATGTTTGAAGACTTGAAGGTATAGGGTTATATAATTGTAGCATTAAactttaataatattaagaATATAGGAAAGTGAACTTTTCATAtattataagaaaaatgtaaaaatattgatgataaaTATCCTTCATAATGCAAGAAAGTCTGTTAATCATTAGTATCTTCCAAAGCATCAATATCGTTGTCCATAATCGATTCATCAGTATATTCAGGATCGTCAAGGTATTCTTGATTTGCAATCAAATCCTCTAGAACCAGATATGTCAAATACGACAATTCTTCTCCAATCTCTTCGTTTTCGTTGACATTATCAGGAAATTTCTCAAGTCCATTGCTGTAATAgtcaaatttccaaaagCGGTTGAAGCAACTGTCATGCAAAGCTAGAAACATGGTTGATACTAACATATAGCCGATTACAAAGAGTTCATGAGGTAATGACTCGATGTGTAACTTATAGCGGCACCCCGTTGTGATCAGCATTCCTATAGCATAGCTAACCATGGCATTAATAAAGTATTTTAAATCAACGTTccaatttaaaaaatggaattcttgttcttcatGATGTAAATACCACCTCCATATATCAAACCTGTAACATAGAGCGATAAAAGAGCCAGGTAATGCtgtattcaaaaaatcagCAAAGGATAACTCTGGAGGACGATTGGCACTTGTAAAAAAAGGAGAAAACCTGCCAAAGTGCTTCCCAAATATGCCGTTCAAGGCTGACACTGCGACATAGACAAGTATTGTAATAAGAGCATTTCTCAAATTGGTTAAAGGAATATGATCAATAAGCACAACATTGTAGCctaaaattattagattaAGACACTTTAGACTTTGCGGATTCTTATAAGAACTGACTGTTAAAGCAAGTGACAATACgcatgaaaaaattatgagAAGCCACTGCTGTACTGTCATTTTATAGTCTTTCATTGAACCAGcatttctttgtaatcttTTTGCGATGGAATCGTTTGCATTATTCTCGTTAAAATACGACGCCATCATACGGTATATAGGAATCTTTTTCACTATGAAATGTGCATTTCTTTTGATGATGGTTAAGATATTATAATACAACATTCCGCCTGTAATAAATTGTAAAGAGATTGTCGACACTCTTAAATATGACAAATAATAGGAAGCATAATTTGCTGGGGATAATTTGCTTAAAACAACTTCAACCATCTTTGGCACGTTAAAATATAGTAAGAAGAAATACAGTAAGCTTAGCCACTGTTTTGCATAATTGGTATTTTGTGTGTCTTTGGAccaaatcaataaatcaGATGAATCGAATAAAGCATGGGAATTTGTAGGCGGTAGTGCAGTCCCAggcattttttttattgattgCACCGAAGCAATTAAAGCagatgaaattatcaaaagcCCTACGTATACATCATGATCTATGATAATAGACCTAACACAATTATACAATACGGGAACGTTTTGAATTAAGGGAATTTTGCTAATTGATTCAAACGGTTTTTTACTATGTTCTTTTGTGACTAGGTCATTTATCTTCGAGAACACTTTTTCTAActcttcatttctttcatttggAGTTATTGCATTATGTTTAATggaatcaaaaaatattgaggcttttttattgattAAGTCTAGATAACTGCCCATTTTTTAGCGTATATGTTTAGATACTTTCCTCTTGTCGAGCATATAAGGGTATCCGGAGCAAGACTACAGGGCCTTTATATGTTATTTTCTGGAACTTAAAAACCGCTTTGACGTTGATCCatttgaatattgaaatgaaaatCCCGAGGAGCCACTTCAAAGGGCCCAAATTTATAAGAGCAGGagcaagaaaagaaattagagCCACCAGGTATCTTACAGTGTTGAGGAGTGTAGAAAACTCTTTAAGATATAAAATAGGTTACACAAATAAAAATctatgaaatatttttgaatggtGTGAAATGACTTGATATTATGCTACAGGAATTATTTAAAAGATACTAACGCTTACGTTGGTTCTTCCATTTAAAAGACACATTCCCCTTAGAGTCTGTCACCTTCTTTTTAGAACCTTTCTTCATTACTTCCCTCTGCAAATCCATTCTCTGCTGAACTCCCTTAAGTTTTTGTTCTCTTTCCATATGTTGTTTTACTAtcttaaattttttcaatttcttcttttcaagagaTTCTTTTGGCATAATTGCAGAAGACGACATAGAACCATTAGAAGTCAGCTGATCCCTTGTGAGTCTATTTTCACGACGTTCTAACATTTCAGAAGTTGTATTAAAATGTTTCTCTGGAACAAATTCTTCCATTTCCTTTTGATTATCAACAAAAACTGTGTGTCTACCGTTTGCTTGAAACATTAAGTCTTTGGATTTTTTGTCCAGTTTCTTTAATTCTATTTGTCTTAGTGTTCTAACATAATTACTATCTTGTGTTTTAAGTAATTTAACTTGGTCTGTACTTAGAgattcatcttcttcgGCAGAGCGACGTGATGTTATGAGGAGACCTTTCTCATCCACTTTTCTTGAGTGCATAgcatgataatattcatctggatttctttctttggcCTTACTTCTAAGAACCTTTAATGTATTTTCCTTTCTATGATAATCTTGAGCACGCTTGACATAGTCTTTATGCTTCTCTAAAAAACCTAGTCTAGCACGGCTAGTAACTTGAGAACGCTCCCTATGCTGCTTCTTTTGGACGTCATGTACAAGTTTAGCCATTTTTTATCGAGTAACTTTGAAATGAGTTAGTCCTACAGAGCTTTGACAATTTAACTGATGGGGTTTATCACTActacttttctttcataaATTTGAGATGAgctttaaaatttttttaagCGCAGcgataataatttcattatcaaattgtaTTAATTTCACGTTTAACATGACAAGCCTTGGAAAGAACCAACATATACGTCAATTCAAGGTCTAACAAAGAGTGAAACTTCGTTATTTGACGAGATGCATAGCTTAGATGATGCCTCTAATGCTCTCATGGATTTTGAAACATGTTTAAGATACAGTGTTGAGACGAAGAAAAGTTTCATATGTCTAGTGAGAAGAGTTAGAGATCTTAATGAAGAGGGTTTAGTGCAAGGAATACAAAAATCAATAGAGAGactttataaaaatgactTTGTGGCGTGTTCtgttttgaaagatatagTTACATCGAAGCCAATTTTTGGAGACCAAGAAATAACATTCAATATTATACCCAACTTGAATCTTCTGTCAAATGAAGAACAACTCGATCTTACGAGACGTATGAGGCGAAATGAAATgccatttgaaaaacagttaaaatttcagttGTATATGGGTATAGTATTTTGGGATCATACTAGCGCTGAAGATTCAGATATACAGagtaatattgaaaatgatttggTCCGTTCTATCTTTCAAGTTGAAAATACTTTGAGACAAAAGTTTTGGTTATGTTGCTCTTTAAGTCAGTTCACGAATGAAGGGTATAGTGATGGCTCTAGTGGTTATGCAAGTGAATGGGAAAGTCTATATGATGAACCAGTGATAAGCGAAAAGACACAAGAGAAAAGTTCAGCGAAACTTGAAGATGTATATGTTCAATCTTCAATCCGAAGGTACATCCTTGATATAATGGTACATATCCGCATGCATAGGTTAGCTTATAACGCTAAAGGTGGGGGAGCACATACACGATCCTTGGCTGATGTCCTTTTgttatcaaaattgataagCCGAGATTGTAAAAGAGCATTTGTAACACCGAAGGAAGTGAAAGCAGCAGCTGTTTGGTATTTCCCCATGCATATATGTCTGATTTCAAGAGCATCGATGGACACAAGTATCCTTTATGGAAGTAGGAAGGAATTAGTCCAGCAATTCCTGGAAAAAATAGTGCAAgtaaaaaatatcaaacaGAGAGAGCTTAATAACCCACTATTTTTAGAATATCTTGTCGTCAAAGATGTTTTGACCAAAATCGTACCTCCGATATAGCTAgcgaaaaagaaaacagcGGATCCAAGAAAGTTTATCAATTAGTTTCCATAACGAGGTGGTGCTATCCAAATtgtttgtttatttttcttctttcaaccAATATTGTGGACTTTCCCAGCTTTCCCAGCTGAAACAATGATCTTAATTGGGAAAAGGCACatacaaaaacaaaaaataatttttttcaaggaAAGAATGATATTATCTAAATAGTATTGTTAGCCAATAAGTAATCGAAGTGCAGGCCTGTGCACAATAGATATCTACAAATAGATGCTATATGTATATTCCTATTTCTCTATGCCCAATGACTGGAGAGGGTAAATAGTTGAAACTAAATCTATTTTCGATGGACAGCCTGATAACTTTGAACCCAGCATGCGTTTCGTAATGGTTCATTTTGTATGGATTGAGCCATCTCCACGCTGTAACAGGCTACAGTCCATTGTACTTTACTAATAAACTCTATATGTGCAGGGTTAGTATCGTCTCattcttccatttttaCTTGAAGCGGGAAAGTCTATTCAAATAGGGTAATTTGTAGACAAAATGGAAATGACGAAAAACTCGTTTCGTATATTTCGAATTCATGGAATTGCCAAATCCGGAAAAATGGAAACCCTACTCCTCAGTAAAGGAAGATCTTTTTACATTTCtggtaataattttttcgaaTATCTCTCTTTTTGGAATAACAAAACATGGTTTTACCGCCGTTCTCCAAAAAATCGTCATAACAGGGAGAGATATCGTACATGGTCCCTGTCCTACTCATCCACTTTTTTTGTTGCTATATTTGTTTCGCTCCTCTCCTTTCTTGGCCCATTTCAAAGGGGAAAAATACTAACTTATGTGTTTGCTAATTTTAGAACTGCTGGAATATGCAAGATAATAACAAGTTATTTTTATCCTATGAcgtaattttttttttttgttcctTGTTAACAGTTCCAACTGATGTAGATTGTAGATTTACCATCTAATTcgaaatatataaatggaTGGGAAAACTCGTTCCATTTaagataattttaaatctcCTTTAGAATTAATCTTTTTGTAACGCACAAAATCATCAACTCCAAACTTCTCCACTTCTCAAATaattatcaaaatgaaattcaCTTCCAACATTGCCTTCGCTTTATTCGTCTTAGCTAAATTGATTGTAGCTGATTCCGAAACTTTCGGTTTAATCACTATTCGTTCTGGTTCTGCACTACAATACGCTGGTGTCACTAGTGTTGATGGTACTTTAAATCTTGGAGGAAGCAATGGTTTAAGCGGTACTGTCACCGATGCCGGAAAATTAAAGTTATCTGATGATACTTATGCTGTTGTTCAAGCCGATGGTACTATCAAGGAAGGTTCTGAATCTGACGGGACTACCGGCTTCTCTGTTACTGGTGGCCGTTTAGCATACAATGGTTCCACCGGTTTCTACGGTGTCGCCTCCGGTAGCTCTTACATTTTATCTACTTCAGACACTAGCGGTCTAGGTATTGTACTAAGAGCTCAGACTACATCTGGTCTTGCTGCGGACTTCACTCCATCTGGCTCTTCTTCTGATTCTAGTTCTTCCGCTGACGCAGCCGCTTCTTCTTCCGTCGCTTCTACGGTCAGTACCGCCGCTGCTGCTGCAAGTACTGTTGCTGCTGTATCTCAAATTACCGATGGTCAAATTCAAGCAACTACTGCTACTATTGCTCAACAATCTACTAACGGTGCCGCCAAGGCTGCTGCTGGCTTAGGTGCTGGCGCCATTGCCGCAGCCGCCTTATTATTGTAAGGAATGTCTTAAGCTTTCTataaacaacaaaaataaCACACTCTGTTGACTAATGATGATACTATGATGCAACCTAAATAATTAGAAAAAAGCGTTATATTGAAGCGTGtgttaatttctttattgtATTTGAACTTAACCATGACGCGTTTCGATATCCATATATGTACATAAAACTCTGtataagaaagaaaaaaagaatataattAACTTGTTTTATTTGAGAGCGGTTGCTTTAACATCATTTATAAATTAGTAGCTATGTACAATCCTACAACTCCACATTGTTCAGTCCTGCGCATTTTAcgttgttttttttaatgattAATATGAGATACTTGAACGGCCGATGGAAGACGAAAAgttcattaaaaaaagttataATAGTAGTTTAACGTACTTCACCGTCAAAACATTAATACTTAGCTGACAAGTCAGTTGCCTCATTTTTAGACtgataaagaaagatgTCAGAAAGAAAAGCTCTTAACAAATACTATCCCCCCGATTATGATCCTATAGCTGCCGAAAAGGCAGCTCGGAAGATGTCTAAGAGTTTGAAGAACATTAAGAAGGATTCTGTAACAATTAGATTGATGACCCCATTTAGTATGACATGTTCTGTTTGTTCAGAGTTTATCTCGAAAAGTCGTAAGTTCAATGgtaaaaaagaattactaccaaataaatatttggaaaagatAAAGGTTTACAAATTTACAATTAGATGTCCAAGGTGCACCAATAGTATTTCTTTTAGAACTGATCCTAAAAGTGCAGACTATGTTATGGAATCAGGTGGGATAAGAAGTTACGTGAAAAGAAAGGAGGAGGAGTTTAAaagtaaagaagaaagtgtAGATGAAACACTTGAACGACTGGCTAAGAGAAAcgaagaggaagaggagAACACTTCAGAAAAGAACACTGGAGATGATAAAATGGAGGTATTGGAACAGAGACTAGCAAAACTACAGAAAACACAGGAGGATGAGGCtgaaatagaaaatttgagGAAGGCTAATTATCAGAGAATGCAAAGAGCTAGCGACATGTTACAGGATACAGATAATAGGCTAGATACGGATTCAGATGAATTAGATATAATTTCTAGGAATGcgttcaaaaattttgcgaattcaaatttcaatgctCCAGCTAATATAGCATCTTCAAGTACAAAAGCTCAGGATTCCGGCAAAATAGACGTCAAAGAACTtgttcaaagaagaaacaaaataaagCTAAAGAAGCATGGGactaataaaaaaaatgcactTGGAATAGTTGgtaaaaaaagatgaagatgcGTTTTTTAATAGAAGTGAGAAGTGTCCAGAAATCTGCCGCCAGATTATCTCCTTTAGATTCAATCAAAAACGTGCATGCCTTGTACTGGCCTGTTAAGTACAGATAGGCAGAATATTTGGTTACATACAATATTGACTCGCACTACGGAACTATTAAACTAGTGAAATTGCATTTGCAAGAAAACGTCACTCAACAATCATATCtttcagcttcttcaaGCTTCAATGTAACCTGAATTATACGTCATTAACATCCTCCCATATGAAAGTTTATATATAGTTGTCAactatatttatataatagTCAGCTCGATAGTAAAATATTCTTAGTTCTACCCggcttttttttcaattttcaacaaaaatgataatagaCCAAATCTCATTGACtttttaaatgataaatgTAGTAATAATTACAAGAAGCCGACGTAACATTTTTTAGTTCGcttctttgattttaatttataATCTTGTACAATTGGTGCgcatcaaattatttaatatgACCAAAGAAGTTGAATATCCTTATAAAGTCAAGGGAGAGATACCAGCACTTCAATTTGAGGAATTCAATGGTGCCAAATTTGGTTATATGTTCTGGCcaagtaatgaaaaagttgTTAAGGGAAGATTACTGCTGATTCATGGATTTGGTGAATAcacaaaaatatattatagGCTAATGGATCACTTGTCGATGTCAGGATATGAAACATTTATGTTTGATCAAAGGGGATCTGGTGTAACGTCACCGGGAAAACAAAAAGGTGTGACCAATGAATATCATACATTTAATGATTTGGATCATTTTATTgccaaaaatttggaagaatGTCAAGAGAATAATAATGTACCATTATTTCTTTGGGGTCATTCGATGGGTGGTGGGATTTGTTTAAATTATGGTTGTCAAGgcaaatataaagaaaaaattcatgGCTACATTGCATCTGGACCGTTAATTATTTTGCATCCACATAGTGCACCTAATAAGCTGTCTCAAATTATGTTACCAATGGTAGCTAAAATGCTACCCAAGATGAGAGTTGATACCGCTTTAGATTTAAAGGGTATTACATCGGATGATACTTACAGATCATTTCTTGGTAATGATCCAATGAGTGTTCCGTTGTATGGATCGTTTAGACAAGTCTGTGATTTTCTTGAACGTGgtaaaaaattgtattaCGATAAGGATCAGTATGTAGAAAAGACGTTCGTTGATAAGCCGGTGATAATTATGCATGGTCAAGATGATATGATTAATGATCCAAAGGGTTCTGCAAAGTTCATCGAAGTATGCCCTTCAAATGACAAACAATTAAAATTCTACCCAGGTTTAAGGCATTCTATCTTGTCATTAGAAACCGATGAAGGCTTTGCAAGTGTTTATAGCGATTTAAAGATGTGGTTAGACTCTCATATCTGAGATGAAACTaagatatataaaagatACAAGATAATTCAAAGTCCATTTAgccaatttattaattgGCGAGttatttcctttttttgGTGTGGACGATATTTGCTTGATCGGGTAACTATTAATGCTTATCTAAAAGATACGAGTGCTATTCTAGGTCGGAAAATCTTGAAActtaatttattcatttgaCAGTGACTCACTTTGACATAGTAAAAAGCCAGCCTTCATCCACAGGTGTTCGGATGTTCGCATTGTGTCTCTTCCAATTCTTGTCAGGCAGGCAAATAGAGTTTcacttttcttcttattccGTCCTCCCACCCCCTCCCCCCACACCAattagaattgaaatcGTATTTTCCTATTGTTCTACTGGAAGAGACAGACGTGAAGAGGAAAGgtataattttgaaacagGCACAAATTTCtcaacaacaataaaaaaaaagggTTACGGCGGCTACCCTGAAGCCAGAAAAGATCAGCTGAATATGTCTCCCCTAGCGGCGCTTTGTGCAAGTTGTACGCTGTTTTGTCAGAGCCGCGCTTGACGTGGGAGGGCCGTGCGATGCTTTTCTCATCCGGGAAAAGTAATTACACAGCTTATAAGTACGGGAATAAAGAAACGCAAACGTACATACATGCACCTGGCCATATTACGGTGGCCAACactaataaaatattatccCCCACCGGAATAATGTTATATCCATTGTtagagagagagagagaaaaagtGCATTTTATTCTGTGAATGTGCGTTGCTGACGATTGGGCGAGAAACTTTCAATGGATGCAAAATTCAGTCGTTGATGTCGCCGTCGCCATTGTCATTGTCGTCGGTACAATCTTTTCCGCATAGTCTATTCCGAACAATCATATACTTGCATTTATTTTGCTTAGTCTTTTTTAGGGTAGATTTACAAGACTCTCTTGTAGTaacatttatatatacgtaaaattcaatttctcaCTACTCTGTTGTTTAATTCGTTTTATTCTATAGAAGTAGCTCTTGGACCTTTTCGTTATCCATCAGGAAAAGTACATTTATGAGAACATATCACTGGTCTTCTTCTTTACGCAACATATTAGTAACGTGGATTACggaaaacaaaaacataTAGACAgtctcttcttttctgtttttttttgttttattgaTACTCAAATACCATTCTCTTCTGTACGTCAGTATAACACATCTCTATTTTATCAAAGTTATATCAATACTGTCAACTAAAGAAAGGttaaattttattcatacttaatttctaaaatatcGTAAGTTTGAAGTAATGTCATCGCCAGAACTCACACCAACTACAGGGTTGGATGATAGAATGTTAAGTGTAAATGACTTTAATCATGATGAAAGCCTAAATAGTGACTCACGCAGTGGCAGAGAAGCAACAAGTAGTAATTACGACCAAGGAAGCTATAATAACTATCCATCTGATGGAACTAGTACATGTGCAAGTACGAGTACAAATCATCAGGATAGAAGTAGGAGTAACTCTGAATTGTCACATAGTATGCTTTGTCTCAGTATGTTTGAAAGGGGTGTACAAGATCCTTGCTCTGCTGAATgtgataatgaagatgaaaatactCTTATGAAATTAAGTCAAATGGAAAATGTCTCAGataacaacaataatattgGCAACAATAtgaatgaagatatttcatattttgatttggaGAATAGAATTTGTAGTGACgaagaacaagaatttaaaatttttggttcCCCTGATTCAGGAAGTAGAAGAAGGAGTAATTATGAAACTATTGATCCTCTAAAAAGCAGCAGCAggtctttttcaaatgtcCCGATACAAGAATTTGCCAGAAGTAACAGTCGGTCACCAAATACAAGAAAGTTAGAAAGTCTGTCGTCTAATGAACCgtttaatgaaaagattcatAGGCATGAAAGACACTTCTCAACATCTTCAACAGTTTCTCCACCCACTTGGACAAACCCATTCACAAGCAAACAAATTGTTAGGCCCCAGCAGAATTTTAGAAAAGTACAGACAATGCcttatatttcaaatgcAATTAGAGCCAATAAAGCAAGTACAGGTACAAATGTACATGAAAatagagaagaaagaagcAATAGTTCGATTTCCTATCCACCAGAGTTAATTCGTAATTCCAGAGCAAATAGTGctaattttctttaccaGTTATCAAGGCAACCTCTAAGACCTTCCATAAGAAGTGCATCAATAAATAAAGTCTCAGAGTCAACTTTTCCAGGATGCAAGGCTGGAGACACTCATCATGATAATGACACATTTACAGGAACACGAAGAACAACGTCACGTTCCTCTTgttcatcaattttgacACATTTATATGGAATAGAAAAATACGTATCCTCAGATCTTGATGCTTTATCAACGGAAGGTTATTCAAATATCGAGAGTGCAGATGTGGTTTCTAGTCCTATATCAAATCAAGGAGAACACACCTTAGATACAATTCCAAGAACACTATCAACCCCAGCAGAATCACTTAAAAATCCTATGGAGTCAAGTGTTTTgtattcaaatcaaaattcaaaatcagaCCTGAGCCTGAAGAAGTATCCCGTCTTACCGTACGGCCTAAGAAAACCCCATAGAAAAAGGAGGAAATCATACATAGAAAAGTCACTTGCAAATTCTTTTGCATAATTTTTAGAATTGAGCACTCTTAGTATATATACGTATTTActgtttcttcaaatattgcATCCGCCtgttatatatttttatccAATATTCCTATTCTTTTTACCTTTTAGTCTCCGAAGCAACATATTTGAAGTAACAAAACTCAAACAAAAAGTTCAACGGTTACTAATGACGCATATCTAGAATAATTTAGATGAAAGAGAGTGATAGCTGAACAAAACAGAACCATAAACATTCACTATGAAGGAGGTAAAGAACTATTGGGGCTACAATTgaacattttctttttcgaaTCAATTAGTGCACCTTGTTAATTGAAGAGGTAACTTATTTAGATTTTCTACGCGGCAGAGACCGAAACTTTTTCTGCaaatgagaaaaatattgaagcTACTGATTGACACAATCAAATATCTACAATTTCCCCCCATACAAAAACTGTAGTATTCGCGAGTACTTGTAAACTAAAGTTTCAAACTTGCAAAGgtttataataatatgttCTCTTTTATATTGTCCTAAcattaatatataatacaACTAGTAAGATTAACTAGAAAGCTGAATATtaaaaagtaaaataaatgaaaaggTGTCTTATAAATCAGGTTCCTTCGCATACTCTACTACTTCATTTCCTCATAAACCAGAACATTCCCGATTTTCTTGAAGTGTTGTTAACGGTCCTTGAGTCAGCATAATCTTCTTTCCTGACCCCATCGCTCTTCTGCTTCAACTGGCCTTTTATATTGTTTGAGGAACCGACTCTTAtgaatcttgaaattttcgtGGAAGTCAACCTACTTAAGCTCCTGGATGGATTACTATTTCCGGAAATATAGTTTTTGCTACCGTCGGTTCTTACATTCTCAGAGCCAGAACACCTACTTGATGGAATAGAGAAGTTACCACTATCCGATGAAGAATCAAACAATAAAGGTGCCACATCTTGATTGGGGAGGGAACTGTCAAATAgattaaaatattctttggGGCTtgttaaagaattatttcTACAAATGTAAATTCTCTTGTCTTTAGTGAAATATATCTGTTTTGCAAGTAAACTCAGGTATGCTTCATCTCTCAGAATTACTTCGGAGGGATATTCATAATCT
Encoded proteins:
- the YPF1 gene encoding aspartic endopeptidase (similar to Saccharomyces cerevisiae YKL100C; ancestral locus Anc_2.481) gives rise to the protein MGSYLDLINKKASIFFDSIKHNAITPNERNEELEKVFSKINDLVTKEHSKKPFESISKIPLIQNVPVLYNCVRSIIIDHDVYVGLLIISSALIASVQSIKKMPGTALPPTNSHALFDSSDLLIWSKDTQNTNYAKQWLSLLYFFLLYFNVPKMVEVVLSKLSPANYASYYLSYLRVSTISLQFITGGMLYYNILTIIKRNAHFIVKKIPIYRMMASYFNENNANDSIAKRLQRNAGSMKDYKMTVQQWLLIIFSCVLSLALTVSSYKNPQSLKCLNLIILGYNVVLIDHIPLTNLRNALITILVYVAVSALNGIFGKHFGRFSPFFTSANRPPELSFADFLNTALPGSFIALCYRFDIWRWYLHHEEQEFHFLNWNVDLKYFINAMVSYAIGMLITTGCRYKLHIESLPHELFVIGYMLVSTMFLALHDSCFNRFWKFDYYSNGLEKFPDNVNENEEIGEELSYLTYLVLEDLIANQEYLDDPEYTDESIMDNDIDALEDTND
- the UTP11 gene encoding rRNA-processing protein UTP11 (similar to Saccharomyces cerevisiae UTP11 (YKL099C); ancestral locus Anc_2.482) produces the protein MAKLVHDVQKKQHRERSQVTSRARLGFLEKHKDYVKRAQDYHRKENTLKVLRSKAKERNPDEYYHAMHSRKVDEKGLLITSRRSAEEDESLSTDQVKLLKTQDSNYVRTLRQIELKKLDKKSKDLMFQANGRHTVFVDNQKEMEEFVPEKHFNTTSEMLERRENRLTRDQLTSNGSMSSSAIMPKESLEKKKLKKFKIVKQHMEREQKLKGVQQRMDLQREVMKKGSKKKVTDSKGNVSFKWKNQRKR
- the MTC2 gene encoding Mtc2p (similar to Saccharomyces cerevisiae YKL098W; ancestral locus Anc_2.483), with protein sequence MHSLDDASNALMDFETCLRYSVETKKSFICLVRRVRDLNEEGLVQGIQKSIERLYKNDFVACSVLKDIVTSKPIFGDQEITFNIIPNLNLLSNEEQLDLTRRMRRNEMPFEKQLKFQLYMGIVFWDHTSAEDSDIQSNIENDLVRSIFQVENTLRQKFWLCCSLSQFTNEGYSDGSSGYASEWESLYDEPVISEKTQEKSSAKLEDVYVQSSIRRYILDIMVHIRMHRLAYNAKGGGAHTRSLADVLLLSKLISRDCKRAFVTPKEVKAAAVWYFPMHICLISRASMDTSILYGSRKELVQQFLEKIVQVKNIKQRELNNPLFLEYLVVKDVLTKIVPPI
- the KAFR0D03240 gene encoding uncharacterized protein (similar to Saccharomyces cerevisiae CWP1 (YKL096W); ancestral locus Anc_2.485); this encodes MKFTSNIAFALFVLAKLIVADSETFGLITIRSGSALQYAGVTSVDGTLNLGGSNGLSGTVTDAGKLKLSDDTYAVVQADGTIKEGSESDGTTGFSVTGGRLAYNGSTGFYGVASGSSYILSTSDTSGLGIVLRAQTTSGLAADFTPSGSSSDSSSSADAAASSSVASTVSTAAAAASTVAAVSQITDGQIQATTATIAQQSTNGAAKAAAGLGAGAIAAAALLL
- the YJU2 gene encoding mRNA splicing protein YJU2 (similar to Saccharomyces cerevisiae YJU2 (YKL095W); ancestral locus Anc_2.486), which translates into the protein MSERKALNKYYPPDYDPIAAEKAARKMSKSLKNIKKDSVTIRLMTPFSMTCSVCSEFISKSRKFNGKKELLPNKYLEKIKVYKFTIRCPRCTNSISFRTDPKSADYVMESGGIRSYVKRKEEEFKSKEESVDETLERLAKRNEEEEENTSEKNTGDDKMEVLEQRLAKLQKTQEDEAEIENLRKANYQRMQRASDMLQDTDNRLDTDSDELDIISRNAFKNFANSNFNAPANIASSSTKAQDSGKIDVKELVQRRNKIKLKKHGTNKKNALGIVGKKR
- the YJU3 gene encoding acylglycerol lipase (similar to Saccharomyces cerevisiae YJU3 (YKL094W); ancestral locus Anc_2.487); amino-acid sequence: MTKEVEYPYKVKGEIPALQFEEFNGAKFGYMFWPSNEKVVKGRLLLIHGFGEYTKIYYRLMDHLSMSGYETFMFDQRGSGVTSPGKQKGVTNEYHTFNDLDHFIAKNLEECQENNNVPLFLWGHSMGGGICLNYGCQGKYKEKIHGYIASGPLIILHPHSAPNKLSQIMLPMVAKMLPKMRVDTALDLKGITSDDTYRSFLGNDPMSVPLYGSFRQVCDFLERGKKLYYDKDQYVEKTFVDKPVIIMHGQDDMINDPKGSAKFIEVCPSNDKQLKFYPGLRHSILSLETDEGFASVYSDLKMWLDSHI